From Candidatus Cloacimonadaceae bacterium, one genomic window encodes:
- the glnA gene encoding type I glutamate--ammonia ligase yields the protein MDKNKLMQMIDEHEVKAIDLKYCGMNGHWYHITFPARRIQNVLERGVPFDGSSIPGMRSVESGDMVLMPDIETAHLDPFYETPTLRLLCSICDAETRKGIKKDPRSVAKRAHEYLISTGIADSSTWIPELEFHLFDMIEYNSDEFSSGYTISSSENKACLPMDFDDIDGIAQQGVKGYHMDTPYDRFYELRQKMVDTIEDYDIKIRYHHHEVGLSSQQEIETELLAFPKICDDTMVMKDIIRRTALEYGVTATFMPKPVYNQAGNGMHFHIMLHKNGNNVFFKKGGYADLSEEAIWFIGGVLKHGRSLVAFTNPSTNSYKRLLPGFEAPVKLFYGLANRSAAIRIPKYANTPESKRFEFRTGDATCNPYFAMSAILMAGLDGIINKIDPAQYNFGPYDDNVFNWSEEKKATLLSIPANLKEAMQCLEEDHDYLLQGGVFNEELIESHIKLKLAEYEAVLNRVHPHEMILYYNL from the coding sequence ATGGACAAAAACAAACTGATGCAAATGATTGACGAGCACGAAGTGAAAGCAATCGACCTGAAATATTGTGGAATGAATGGACACTGGTATCATATCACTTTTCCGGCGCGTAGAATCCAAAACGTGCTCGAACGCGGAGTTCCTTTTGACGGATCATCGATTCCGGGCATGCGTTCAGTCGAATCCGGAGACATGGTTTTGATGCCGGACATTGAAACCGCTCATCTCGATCCGTTCTACGAAACGCCGACCCTGAGATTGCTGTGCTCGATCTGCGATGCCGAAACCCGCAAGGGCATCAAGAAAGATCCCCGTAGTGTGGCAAAGCGCGCGCACGAATATCTGATCTCCACAGGAATCGCAGACAGCAGCACCTGGATTCCGGAGCTCGAATTCCACCTCTTTGACATGATTGAATATAACTCGGATGAATTCTCTTCGGGATATACGATCAGTTCGTCTGAGAACAAGGCGTGCCTGCCGATGGATTTTGACGACATCGATGGGATCGCCCAGCAGGGCGTGAAGGGATATCACATGGATACACCCTATGACCGTTTCTATGAGCTCAGACAAAAGATGGTGGACACTATCGAAGATTATGACATCAAGATTCGCTATCACCATCATGAAGTGGGGCTCTCCTCACAACAGGAAATCGAGACCGAACTGCTCGCCTTTCCAAAGATTTGCGATGATACGATGGTGATGAAGGATATCATTCGGCGAACCGCTCTCGAATATGGCGTCACCGCTACTTTCATGCCCAAACCGGTTTACAATCAAGCTGGAAACGGGATGCACTTTCATATCATGCTGCATAAAAACGGCAACAACGTCTTCTTTAAAAAAGGTGGCTATGCAGATCTCTCGGAAGAAGCGATCTGGTTCATCGGCGGAGTGCTCAAACACGGACGCAGCCTCGTTGCCTTCACCAATCCCAGTACCAATAGCTACAAGCGACTGCTGCCCGGTTTCGAAGCTCCGGTGAAATTATTTTATGGCTTGGCAAACCGCAGCGCAGCGATTCGCATACCCAAATATGCAAACACTCCGGAGAGCAAAAGATTTGAATTCAGAACCGGTGACGCCACCTGCAATCCCTATTTTGCCATGAGCGCCATCCTGATGGCAGGGCTCGACGGCATCATAAACAAGATTGATCCGGCACAGTATAACTTCGGTCCTTATGACGATAACGTCTTTAACTGGAGTGAAGAAAAGAAAGCGACCCTGCTATCGATCCCCGCAAACCTCAAGGAAGCGATGCAGTGTCTTGAAGAAGATCATGATTACCTACTGCAGGGCGGAGTCTTCAACGAAGAACTGATTGAGAGCCACATCAAGCTCAAGCTCGCCGAATACGAGGCTGTTTTAAACAGAGTTCATCCCCATGAGATGATCCTCTATTACAATTTGTGA
- the tyrS gene encoding tyrosine--tRNA ligase: MRFIHELKVIKRAVDEVLPLEDMIKKLEKSEKTGMPLRIKFGIDPTGYDVHIGHLVPIRKMRDFQDLGHLGVIIIGDFTAQIGDPTGRDESRPPLTLDEIKYNSERYMEQLFTVLKPELTEVRYQSEWFGGMGMMDVLGMMGKFTLAQFMAHDTFRNRYEQGLPLGLHEIMYPILQGYDSVAIKSDVELGATEQKFNILCGRDMQRHFGMEQQVAVLSPILTGTDGINKMGKSLNNYIAVFDSADDKFGKVMSIPDSLLLNYFKYAANYDEEAIEAIKLELEGGINPMILKKRLAREIVSFYHDDCAAREAQEHFEKLFSKKEIPQEIPEYFTPDTSMRIVKLLTESGLCESGGEAKRLISGGGISIDGNKISSIEAELEITDGMVIKAGKRKFVRIRRI, encoded by the coding sequence ATGCGATTTATACATGAATTAAAAGTGATCAAACGAGCGGTGGACGAAGTGCTACCGCTGGAAGATATGATCAAAAAACTGGAGAAATCCGAAAAAACCGGCATGCCCCTGAGGATCAAATTTGGCATCGATCCCACCGGTTATGACGTCCACATCGGACATCTGGTGCCGATCCGCAAGATGCGCGATTTTCAGGATTTGGGACACCTCGGAGTGATCATCATCGGAGATTTCACTGCTCAGATCGGTGATCCCACCGGGCGTGACGAATCCAGACCCCCGCTTACTTTGGACGAGATCAAATATAACAGCGAAAGATATATGGAACAGCTTTTTACCGTGCTGAAACCGGAATTGACCGAAGTGCGCTATCAAAGCGAATGGTTTGGCGGCATGGGCATGATGGACGTGCTTGGTATGATGGGAAAGTTTACCTTAGCGCAATTTATGGCGCACGACACTTTCCGCAACCGTTATGAGCAAGGACTCCCGCTCGGCTTGCATGAGATCATGTATCCCATCCTGCAAGGCTATGATTCCGTGGCGATCAAATCCGATGTGGAACTGGGCGCCACCGAACAGAAGTTCAACATCCTCTGCGGACGCGACATGCAAAGACACTTTGGCATGGAACAACAGGTCGCGGTGCTCTCTCCGATCCTCACCGGCACCGATGGAATCAACAAAATGGGCAAATCACTCAATAACTATATAGCCGTTTTCGACAGCGCCGACGATAAGTTTGGCAAAGTGATGTCCATCCCGGATTCCCTGCTTTTAAACTATTTCAAATATGCCGCGAACTATGATGAAGAGGCTATCGAAGCGATCAAACTCGAGCTGGAAGGCGGGATCAATCCGATGATCTTGAAAAAGCGTCTGGCGCGCGAAATCGTGAGTTTCTATCATGATGACTGCGCTGCCCGCGAAGCTCAGGAGCACTTTGAGAAACTCTTTTCCAAAAAGGAAATCCCGCAGGAGATACCGGAATATTTCACGCCTGACACAAGCATGCGCATCGTGAAACTGCTCACCGAAAGCGGACTCTGCGAAAGCGGAGGAGAGGCAAAACGCCTCATTTCCGGAGGTGGAATCTCTATCGATGGAAACAAGATATCCTCCATCGAAGCGGAGCTCGAAATCACCGACGGGATGGTGATCAAAGCCGGCAAACGCAAGTTCGTGCGCATTAGGAGAATCTGA
- a CDS encoding bifunctional UDP-sugar hydrolase/5'-nucleotidase: MKHLSLIFISLALFGLLIAEDLRLDIMFSNDVHGGIDRAQATFMNPEFPPQLGGGGSAATLIRHIRSKANPKRSNLLLDAGDFFQGRPVGTVTKGTAVIEYMNAIGYDAMTLGNHEFDIMDTELMETLEMANFPILSCNIIDKRTQTFPWYVTPYRIFSRLGVRFGVVGFTTTDTEKMSFPDNIKNISFQSEKEAVNKYVRILREEEKVDIVIVLGHAGLPYNIESTYLSRYDAKGNPLHEKRYAVWGYDAQEIAREVPGIDLFIGGHMHRGIPEPWVDPYTHTMVIQGYAYGSNLGWITLKIDPETKTITGYELPAIREGAMITLFEDQFIPDEQIGSTIAAQVAIAEKGMDEVIGTAGVYLSRVNVDAQSLMGNTVVDAMRKEVNADFAFINLGGIRSDIKSGPVTYRSVFDVMPFDNMVVSFRCTGEFLRRIIETRVEGGRHGLIVSGANVIYSKKRPNFDRVTSLRIGGQLWDPKKIYLCTTTDFLMQGNAGLSLLTQVPEEDIIYHQINLRDAIVNYFKKASPIKTKIDDRWARDDNAKPTPEMRQ, encoded by the coding sequence ATGAAACACCTCAGCTTGATATTCATCAGCCTGGCGCTGTTCGGTCTTCTCATCGCTGAAGACCTGCGCCTGGACATCATGTTTTCAAATGACGTCCATGGCGGCATCGACCGTGCCCAGGCTACTTTCATGAATCCGGAATTTCCTCCCCAACTCGGAGGAGGAGGTTCTGCCGCCACACTGATCAGGCACATCCGTTCCAAGGCGAATCCGAAAAGAAGCAACCTCTTGCTCGATGCCGGAGATTTCTTTCAAGGACGCCCGGTGGGAACGGTGACCAAAGGCACAGCCGTGATCGAATATATGAACGCCATCGGCTATGATGCCATGACCCTCGGCAATCACGAATTTGATATCATGGACACCGAACTGATGGAAACGCTCGAAATGGCAAACTTCCCCATTCTGTCCTGCAACATTATCGACAAACGCACCCAAACCTTCCCCTGGTATGTGACGCCTTACCGCATTTTCAGCCGCTTGGGAGTTCGCTTCGGCGTTGTCGGTTTCACTACCACCGATACGGAGAAGATGAGCTTTCCGGACAATATCAAAAACATCTCTTTCCAAAGCGAGAAAGAAGCGGTCAACAAATATGTCCGCATCCTGCGGGAAGAGGAAAAAGTGGATATCGTCATCGTCCTCGGTCATGCCGGTTTGCCATATAATATCGAATCCACCTATCTCAGCCGCTACGACGCCAAGGGCAATCCCCTTCACGAGAAACGATATGCCGTTTGGGGATACGACGCTCAGGAGATCGCACGTGAAGTTCCCGGCATCGATCTCTTCATTGGCGGACACATGCATCGCGGCATTCCGGAGCCGTGGGTGGATCCCTATACCCACACCATGGTGATTCAGGGCTATGCCTATGGGTCAAACCTCGGTTGGATCACTCTCAAAATCGATCCTGAGACCAAAACGATCACCGGATACGAGCTTCCCGCCATTCGCGAAGGCGCCATGATCACCCTCTTTGAGGATCAATTTATTCCCGATGAACAGATCGGAAGCACCATTGCCGCACAGGTTGCCATCGCCGAAAAGGGTATGGATGAAGTGATCGGCACTGCGGGAGTCTATCTTTCAAGAGTGAACGTGGACGCCCAAAGCCTGATGGGAAACACGGTCGTGGACGCCATGCGCAAAGAAGTGAACGCGGATTTTGCCTTCATCAATCTTGGCGGCATCCGTTCCGACATCAAAAGCGGACCGGTCACCTATCGCAGTGTCTTTGATGTGATGCCTTTCGACAACATGGTCGTGAGCTTCAGATGCACTGGAGAATTTCTGCGCCGCATCATCGAGACCCGTGTGGAAGGCGGTCGCCATGGTCTGATCGTCTCCGGAGCAAACGTTATTTACAGCAAAAAGCGTCCTAATTTTGATCGCGTGACCTCTCTACGCATCGGCGGACAGCTTTGGGATCCAAAGAAGATCTATCTCTGCACCACCACGGATTTCCTCATGCAGGGCAATGCCGGCTTGTCACTACTCACTCAGGTTCCAGAAGAGGATATCATCTATCATCAGATAAACCTGCGCGACGCCATCGTGAACTACTTCAAAAAAGCCAGCCCGATCAAGACCAAGATCGATGACCGTTGGGCGCGGGACGACAATGCAAAACCTACTCCTGAGATGAGGCAATAA
- a CDS encoding DUF4878 domain-containing protein, with protein sequence MKKTIIALLVLIVLIALVACGNKADKVARKFFDAMDKKDFTAAKQYASKQSQELLTFAEQFMKNLNEDQKGDMDDMKYNIVETKIEGETAIVTYEQWKKSDPGNKQSKTLNMVKEDGEWKVKLDKGNVGK encoded by the coding sequence ATGAAAAAGACCATTATCGCCTTATTGGTTTTGATTGTTCTGATCGCGCTCGTCGCATGCGGAAACAAAGCCGACAAAGTTGCCAGGAAATTCTTCGACGCTATGGATAAGAAGGATTTTACAGCTGCCAAACAGTATGCATCAAAGCAATCGCAAGAGCTGCTCACTTTCGCCGAACAATTTATGAAAAACCTCAATGAAGATCAGAAAGGTGACATGGACGATATGAAGTATAATATCGTCGAAACCAAGATCGAAGGCGAAACCGCCATTGTCACCTACGAGCAATGGAAGAAAAGCGATCCCGGCAATAAACAATCCAAGACCTTGAACATGGTCAAGGAAGACGGAGAGTGGAAAGTCAAGCTCGACAAAGGCAATGTCGGCAAATAA
- a CDS encoding site-2 protease family protein, giving the protein MDQHLQDSIVKTGVTIGIIGIMFYCIILHEISHALVALWLGDDTAKRQGRMSLNPIKHIDMFGTVIMPLILYFTAGFIWGYAKPVPINPHNFVNYKRDMGLSALAGPVTNVMIAIVFALVYHLLQGFALFQSIAYMVVFFNLLLAFFNLIPIPPLDGSKVLGIFLPDQAYFKWTAQERKGMFALFIIIIASQLLGLNAIGSVVLPPVKFIMNLLGIG; this is encoded by the coding sequence ATGGACCAGCATCTGCAAGACAGCATCGTCAAGACCGGTGTCACAATTGGAATCATCGGCATCATGTTTTACTGCATCATTTTGCATGAGATCAGCCACGCGCTGGTGGCGCTCTGGCTTGGTGACGACACCGCCAAACGTCAGGGACGCATGAGTTTAAATCCGATCAAGCACATCGATATGTTTGGCACGGTGATCATGCCGCTGATACTATATTTCACCGCAGGATTCATCTGGGGCTATGCAAAACCAGTGCCGATTAATCCCCACAACTTTGTCAATTACAAGCGGGACATGGGTTTGTCTGCGTTAGCTGGTCCGGTCACAAACGTGATGATCGCGATCGTCTTTGCTCTGGTCTATCATCTCTTGCAGGGATTTGCCCTCTTTCAAAGCATCGCTTATATGGTGGTGTTTTTCAATCTCTTATTAGCGTTTTTCAATCTGATACCGATCCCCCCGCTGGATGGCTCCAAGGTTTTGGGCATTTTTCTGCCGGATCAGGCATATTTCAAATGGACGGCACAAGAGCGCAAAGGCATGTTTGCGCTCTTTATCATTATTATCGCATCGCAGCTGTTGGGCTTGAACGCGATCGGCTCCGTGGTTTTGCCTCCGGTCAAGTTCATCATGAATCTGTTGGGGATTGGCTAA
- a CDS encoding YiiX/YebB-like N1pC/P60 family cysteine hydrolase: MSANKKLIFILTSLFLIVIGIRFQSRMDSAVGEEYSHAGNVSKPDSSLFQGGDILLRKGNNIVSDMIISAFPGGKGMSHCGILVRGNERWMVIHTISGRISAFDGIRINTVKDFIAGAHQNKVMHVQPVFPINRELVSQRAFYHLQRKAAFDHDFDLNESDKLYCSELVRKVYLEAGVRDVFSYRAIGEKLILDLAIFGDSTLFKEVKLQPSVMQ, encoded by the coding sequence ATGTCGGCAAATAAGAAACTCATTTTCATTTTAACCTCATTATTCCTCATCGTCATCGGAATCCGTTTTCAGAGTCGGATGGATTCCGCTGTCGGTGAGGAATATTCTCATGCGGGAAATGTTTCCAAGCCCGACAGCAGCCTTTTCCAAGGCGGGGATATCCTTCTACGCAAGGGCAACAACATCGTTTCGGATATGATCATATCTGCTTTCCCCGGTGGAAAAGGTATGTCCCATTGCGGCATTCTCGTACGTGGAAATGAGCGCTGGATGGTGATACACACGATCTCCGGCAGGATCTCCGCTTTTGACGGAATCCGCATCAATACGGTAAAAGATTTCATCGCGGGAGCGCATCAAAACAAAGTGATGCACGTCCAACCCGTTTTCCCCATAAATCGGGAACTGGTCTCGCAAAGAGCATTTTATCACCTGCAACGCAAAGCCGCTTTTGATCATGATTTTGACCTGAACGAATCCGATAAACTCTATTGTTCGGAACTGGTGCGCAAAGTATATCTGGAAGCCGGTGTCAGGGACGTCTTTTCCTACCGTGCAATCGGAGAGAAACTCATCCTCGATTTGGCAATATTTGGGGATTCCACCCTTTTCAAGGAAGTGAAACTGCAACCCTCTGTCATGCAATAA
- a CDS encoding ATP-binding protein, giving the protein MINRTIEDHIRQRLFSRKAIIVLGPRQSGKTTILKRLEQAHQNDALYFNCDETDIRAQLSNQNLSILKSLIGENKLILIDEAQRVDNIGLTIKIMVDNLPMVQIVASGSSAFELSDRVNEPLTGRKWEFHLYPFSFEELAKHSDTMEEIKHLLPRLIYGSYPEIVNNPGKERDVLTNLSSSYLYKDIFSLYDIRKPELIEQLLMALSLQICSEVSYHELAQLLSSDPATIERYILILERAYIVFRLINYSTNQRNEIKKSRKIYFIDNGIRNALISDFRQIDLRDDIGKLWENYIVSELHKFRSNYNSIAKPYFWRSVGSGEIDFLELENAQLTAYEIKWNSQKRARTRSFNNLYPNAKVNLINRENYFTYLVGQ; this is encoded by the coding sequence ATGATAAACAGAACTATCGAAGATCATATACGGCAGCGTTTGTTCAGCAGGAAGGCGATCATCGTTCTTGGTCCGCGTCAAAGCGGGAAAACCACGATTCTGAAGCGATTGGAGCAGGCTCATCAAAATGACGCGCTCTATTTTAACTGCGACGAAACAGATATCCGCGCCCAGCTTTCCAATCAGAATCTGTCGATCCTGAAAAGCTTGATCGGAGAAAATAAATTGATTCTGATCGACGAAGCGCAAAGGGTTGACAACATCGGACTGACCATCAAGATCATGGTGGACAACCTGCCAATGGTGCAGATCGTTGCAAGTGGTTCATCCGCGTTTGAGCTTTCCGACCGGGTGAACGAACCGCTCACCGGCAGAAAATGGGAATTTCATCTCTATCCCTTTTCCTTTGAGGAGCTCGCCAAACACAGCGATACCATGGAAGAAATCAAGCATCTGCTGCCGCGCCTGATCTATGGTTCCTATCCGGAAATCGTCAATAATCCCGGCAAAGAGCGCGATGTATTGACCAACTTGAGCTCCAGCTATCTCTATAAAGACATCTTTAGTTTGTATGATATCCGCAAGCCGGAATTGATAGAGCAACTGTTGATGGCACTTAGCTTGCAGATTTGCTCTGAAGTTTCATATCACGAACTGGCACAACTACTTTCCAGCGATCCGGCGACGATCGAACGCTATATCCTCATCCTGGAAAGGGCATATATCGTGTTTCGTCTCATTAACTACAGCACAAATCAGCGTAACGAGATCAAAAAATCCCGCAAAATCTATTTTATAGATAATGGAATCCGCAACGCTTTGATATCGGATTTTAGACAGATTGATCTGAGAGACGATATCGGCAAGCTCTGGGAAAACTACATTGTGTCCGAACTCCATAAATTCAGAAGTAATTACAATTCCATAGCCAAGCCATATTTTTGGCGTTCTGTCGGCAGCGGTGAGATCGATTTTCTGGAGCTTGAAAACGCTCAACTCACGGCTTATGAGATCAAATGGAATTCACAAAAACGCGCACGGACAAGGAGTTTCAACAATCTCTACCCCAATGCGAAGGTGAACCTGATCAATCGGGAAAACTATTTTACCTATTTAGTGGGGCAATGA